The Actinomycetes bacterium sequence GCGGTCGCTCACGCGAGGTCACATCCCTCGGGGGTCGTCGTCGCCGCGGGTGCGGCGGACACCGGTCGGACGCCGCCCGGGTCGGCGAGGTTCCCCGACGGCGCGGGGTCGGGCGAGAGCAGCGGCAGCAGCCGGGCCCGACCGCGGGCACAGCGGCTCTTGACGGTCCCCGGAGCGCACTCGAGGGCCTCGGCGGCGTCCTGCACCGACCAGCCGTACATGTCGACCAGGACGAGGGCGGCCCGCTGCTCGACCGGCAGCAGCGCCAGCGCCGCGGTCACGTCGAGGGCGGTCTCCCGCGCGCCGACCTGGTCACCGCGGGCGGGCACGTCGTGGTCGGGCAGCGGGTCGACCGGCCGCGCCGCCGCCCGGCGCACCCGGTCGAGGCAGGCGTTGACGACGATCCGGTGCAGCCAGGTGGTGACGGCAGCCTCCCCGCGGAAGGCTGCCGAGCCGGTGCGGCCGGCCCGGAACGCGGAGACCAGGCCGTCCTGCAGGGCGTCCGCGGCCTCCTCGCGGTCGCCGAGGGTGCGCAGGGCGACCGCCCAGAGCCGGTCCCGGTGCCGCCGGA is a genomic window containing:
- the sigM gene encoding RNA polymerase sigma factor SigM, with the protein product MTGRGTDAPGDVRGDADLLAAHAAGDPDAFGEVVRRHRDRLWAVALRTLGDREEAADALQDGLVSAFRAGRTGSAAFRGEAAVTTWLHRIVVNACLDRVRRAAARPVDPLPDHDVPARGDQVGARETALDVTAALALLPVEQRAALVLVDMYGWSVQDAAEALECAPGTVKSRCARGRARLLPLLSPDPAPSGNLADPGGVRPVSAAPAATTTPEGCDLA